Proteins from one Nyctibius grandis isolate bNycGra1 chromosome 2, bNycGra1.pri, whole genome shotgun sequence genomic window:
- the RPGR gene encoding X-linked retinitis pigmentosa GTPase regulator yields the protein MGRGGGRPPPAAMADPAEEDELPVPESGAVFTFGKSKFAEDIPSKFWFKNDKPVLISCGDEHSAVVTGNGKLYMFGSNNWGQLGLGSKNTVSKPTCVKALKPEKTKLAVCGRNHTLVYTEKGNVYAAGGNSEGQLGLGDTEERTTFHLISFFTNKHKIKQLAAGSYTSAAVTEDGQLFVWGDNSEGQIGLANEAFVSVPCQVDVGKPVSSISCGYYHSALITGDGELYTFGEPENGKLGLLPEQLKNNRVPQPVLGIMEKVNKVACGGEHTVVLTETDVYTFGLGQYGQLGHGTFIFETSVPKSVKHLRRHKICNITCGENHTAVIAENGLMFTFGDGRHGKLGLGEENFTNQFDPTLCYNFLRFTVLLVACGGCHMLVFATPRPKGSEEILLEDLYESRLTATISKMSGDPLLTSTLQLTSARMRRREREKSPEQFIRMARTLPPLGESFLKSSLPVTSNTSPPRFSATSLPKGEHMRHRDHEKEKNHQKDKPGDISAEEDSDNENNDRNLGDTTDILNMTHAMKLNPSDQSLKLSPLQKQKKNNKNVKLKRDGKGGLKNKDSDFMKEGSKLDSGSLQKQSSLSESLGQDLEKSSAFVGKPVAKKNKMKGKSEHAQSVSTLKSGVQQIARDKCRLVKREKEYAENPKFVREEVTYNLPTEKRILTEETNSSNKKSKAVKSTQSLKIEVLPSASRDRPQTDSLIVQKYNPVEKQGSQEAVESQNKIKDVVEKSDKCERICVREESSEKQRGLKKKDQFLKQIAVTMSSSSSEESSNDLAKYVRKSREKEEDYYEDREIQKAMKTVENVKDLDSEKEDSETEEMQATKNEKEYVEKTHIKSLNEEETNSEAKSDEDKQLEITSEEESNQEHESKDSEKGESEKEKLDETVDSEGKLGEEEEEGEAEKDRSEVSVERDEEEQDEEESEREESQAETASENEGAEKTEEINQECGKERGDEEGRLMEEEEMLSEGEEDVEEEEEYAKEDNTEKEKEEQVKSEGIDESEEGGEDREREEEEAEEEGEDENEGENKERENEKDKEGEEEELEQSLEGREEEEEVSEEEQEEEDANRRTKEVGEDIVEEEEEGEDEVEEEREDEEEEEEGAEAEGEEGEEDENKEEEEWENEEEEGEEGEKGEGEGEEGEGEEGKERVGEEEGVEEGEGEEEVEEGEGEEGVEEGEGEEGVEEGEGEEGVEEGEGDEGVEEGEGEEGVEEEEGEEEKQEEGEEEKEEGEEEGEDGEEEEEGEEGEGEEGEKEEGDVGEEEEESEGEEEEGEEEEKAKGKRKNDSNKLPQNKSKTRKPEKTESTVLPNSSKQKMKPKQHVANGLHNSEQFWNNVLPHYLTLK from the exons ATggggcgcgggggcggccgcccgccgccagcTGCCATGGCCGACCCGGCCGAGGAGGACGAGCTGCCGGTGCCCG aaTCAGGTGCTGTTTTCACAtttggaaaaagcaaatttgcagaaGATATTCCTAGCAAGTTCTGGTTCAAAAATGACAAGCCTGTACTTATATCATGTGGAGATGAACATAGCGCTGTTGTTACAG ggaatgGTAAACTATACATGTTCGGCAGTAACAACTGGGGCCAATTAGGACTAGGATCAAAGAACACTGTCAGCAAACCAACATGTGTTAAag ctttaaaaccagaaaaaacaaaacttgctGTTTGTGGAAGAAACCACACTTTAGTTTACACAG aaaaaggaaatgtgtatGCTGCTGGAGGTAACAGTGAAGGTCAGTTGGGATTAGGTGACACAGAGGAAAGGACCACATTTcatttaattagtttttttaCCAACAAGCACAAGATCAAACAGCTAGCAGCTGGATCGTACACCTCAGCAGCAGTAACTG AGGATGGGCAGCTTTTTGTGTGGGGTGACAATTCGGAAGGTCAGATTGGCTTGGCTAATGAAGCCTTTGTCAGTGTCCCTTGTCAAGTGGATGTTGGAAAACCTGTTTCCTCTATATCCTGTGGATATTATCACTCTGCCTTGATAACAG GAGATGGTGAGCTCTATACTTTTGGAGAACCTGAGAATGGGAAACTGGGATTATTGCCTGAACAGCTGAAGAACAATAGAGTCCCACAGCCTGTACTGGGAATTATGGAAAAGGTTAATAAGGTTGCTTGTGGTGGAGAACACACAGTGGTGCTGACAG AGACAGATGTATATACTTTTGGACTTGGACAATATGGGCAGCTGGGACATggtacttttatttttgaaacttcAGTACCAAAGTCTGTGAAACACTTGAGAAGGCATAAAATATGTAACATTACATGTGGGGAAAATCATACTGCTGTAATTGCAG AGAATGGCCTTATGTTTACTTTTGGAGATGGGCGACATGGCAAGTTAGGACTTGGAGAAGAGAATTTTACAAATCAGTTTGATCCCACTCTGTGTTATAATTTCTTGAGGTTCACAGTCCTTTTG GTTGCTTGTGGTGGTTGCCACATGCTAGTTTTTGCCACTCCAAGACCTAAAGGATCTGAAGAAATACTCTTAGAAGATTTATATGAGAGCCGTTTGACTGCTACTATCTCTAAAATGAGTGGAGACCCACTACTAACAAGCACCTTACAACTAACATCAGCACGAATGCGACGTCGAGAGAGG gaaaagtCACCAGAACAGTTTATTCGAATGGCACGAACTCTGCCTCCACTGGGAGAAAGCTTCTTAAAATCTTCATTACCTGTGACTAGCAACACTAGCCCACCCCGTTTTTCTGCAACAAGTCTTCCTAAAGGTGAACATATGAGGCATAGAGACCATGAAAAAG aaaagaatcacCAAAAAGATAAACCTGGTGACATCTCTGCAGAAGAAGATTcagataatgaaaataatgacaGAAACCTTGGAGATACAACTGACATCCTAAATATG ACACATGCAATGAAATTGAATCCCAGTGACCAGTCCTTAAAATTATCACCGCTCCAAAAACAAAAG aagaacaataaaaatgtgaaactgAAAAGAGATGGTAAGGGTGGGCTGAAAAACAAGGATTCTGATTTCATGAAGGAAGGCTCAAAATTAGACTCTGGCTCTTTACAAAAGCAGTCTTCACTTTCAGAATCACTGGGACaagatttagaaaaaagtaGTGCCTTTGTAGGGAAGCCTGtggccaaaaaaaataaaatgaaaggtaAATCTGAGCATGCACAAAGTGTTAGTACTTTGAAAAGTGGTGTTCAGCAAATTGCTAGGGACAAATGCAGATtagtgaaaagggaaaaagaatacGCAGAAAATCCCAAATTTGTCAGAGAAGAAGTAACTTATAATCTTCCCACTGAAAAACGAATTCTGACTGAAGAAACAAATTCTTCCAATAAAAAGTCAAAAGCTGTTAAATCTACTCAGTCCCTTAAAATAGAGGTACTTCCTTCTGCGTCCAGGGATCGGCCCCAGACTGATTCATTAATTGTACAAAAATACAATCCCGTTGAAAAGCAAGGAAGTCAAGAAGCAGTagaaagtcaaaacaaaataaaggatGTTGTTGAAAAATCTGATAAATGTGAAAGAATATGCGTCAGAGAAGAAAGTAGTGAAAAGCagagaggtttaaaaaaaaaggatcaatttttgaaacaaatagCTGTAACTATGTCATCATCTTCATCTGAGGAAAGTAGTAATGATCTTGCAAAATACGTACGTAAGAgtagggaaaaagaagaggactACTATGAAGACAGAGAGATCCAGAAGGCAAtgaaaacagtagaaaatgTGAAAGATTTGGACTCAGAAAAAGAAGACAGTGAGACTGAGGAGATGCAAGCTacaaagaatgagaaagaataTGTAGAAAAGACTCATATAAAAAGTCtgaatgaagaagaaacaaactctGAAGCTAAATCTGATGAAGACAAGCAGTTAGAAATTACGAGTGAGGAGGAATCTAATCAAGAGCATGAGAGTAAAGACAGTGAAAAGGgtgaaagtgaaaaagaaaaactagatGAAACAGTTGACAGTGAAGGTAAACtaggggaggaagaagaagagggtGAGGCTGAAAAGGATAGAAGTGAAGTTTCAGTAGAAAGAGACGAAGAGGAACAAGATGaggaagaaagtgaaagagaggaATCACAGGCTGAAACAGCCAGTGAGAATGAGGGTGcagaaaagactgaagagaTTAATCAGGAATGTGGCAAAGAGCGAGGAGATGAGGAAGGCAGGTtgatggaggaagaagaaatgctgagtgagggagaagaggatgtggaggaggaggaggagtatGCGAAAGAAgacaacactgaaaaagaaaaggaggagcagGTTAAAAGTGAGGGAATAGATGAGAGTGAGGAAGGAGGTGAAGatagagagagggaggaagaagaggcagaagaggaaggagaagatgaaaatgaaggagaaaacaaagaaagggagaatgaaaaagacaaagaggGTGAAGAGGAGGAGTTAGAACAATCAttggaagggagggaagaagaagaagaggtaTCCGAAgaagaacaggaagaagaaGATGCAAACAGGAGGACTAAGGAGGTGGGGGAGGATAtagtggaagaagaagaagagggggaggatgaagtggaagaggaaagagaagatgaggaggaggaagaggaaggagcagaagcagaaggggaggagggggaagaagatgaaaataaggaagaagaggagtgggaaaatgaagaagaggaaggggaagaaggagaaaagggagaaggggaaggagaagagggagaaggagaagaaggaaaagagagagttggagaagaagagggagtggaagaaggagagggagaagaggaagtggaagaaggagagggagaagagggagtagaagaaggagagggagaagagggagtagaagaaggagagggagaagagggagtggaagaaggagagggagacgAGGGAgtggaagaaggagagggagaagagggagtggaagaagaagagggagaggaggaaaaacaggaagagggggaagaggaaaaagaagagggagaagaagaaggggaagatggagaggaggaagaagaaggggaagagggagagggggaagaaggagaaaaggaggaaggggatgtgggagaggaggaagaagagagtgagggagaggaggaagaaggagaggaagaggaaaaagcaaagggTAAACGAAAAAATGATAGTAATAAGCttccacaaaataaaagcaaaaccaggaagccagagaagacagaaagtACTGTTTTACCAAACAGCtctaaacaaaaaatgaagCCTAAACAGCATGTAGCAAATGGTTTACATAATTCAGAACAATTTTGGAACAATGTGCTACCTCATTATTTAACACTAAAGTAG